A genomic region of Rhodohalobacter sp. 614A contains the following coding sequences:
- a CDS encoding T9SS type A sorting domain-containing protein, with amino-acid sequence MNYPPFQSVSQSFKQLFVPEKTSVRFTVQIILLIVLFYFLGGLAFSQTIYVDINASGSNNGTSWADAYADLQDALGAATGSNEIWVAEGTYIPGSTRNDHFVISSSQNGLEIYGGFPTGGDSFNNRDWENYETILSGEIQDDNDSSNNSYHVIETIDISTGVIVDGFTITQGNANSSSTFDRYGGGWFNQATTGNTSSPTIRNTVFIENQANYGGGGMINLGMGGVVSPLYENVTFSQNSAASSGGAIYNTAVSGGIASPEYINCTIINNTAPSNGGNGGGVYISLSNGSGLTAFTNCRIAGNSAADGGGLYFLANNGGDGTITITNSLITGNRAAGFGGGMYSTKQSGSLPSHIITNTTFASNHAEGFGSAMMSNGSQDSPRFINSLFYNNTTGGGSNFVFLTNSGGTSYITHSMFQSSYSSLNEGCTNCIDQSGGGNVYETNPQFVDAPLGTAAPTTAGDFSLLITSPAINQGDPSTDFSIFLDDGGEEIDFAGNPRLYDGDPSTDLIDMGAYEVQDEPFTITLTGGEDWRMLSSPIDGFSYEELLEDFWTQGGTGADWSGGTPNIYTWATDQDGNSPIDWAPLTDLTATIPAGSGFLMSVYSDDDYDEDPEGFTKTIQPHGPIRNGNISPNMNSTSGGWSLVGNPYVYPVDFSELNTSGLTGVAYVFDRNYSGSDGGDSNGNTGGWRSSNGSYGDLTDGIIHPAQGFFVQNSGSSGSLTFTEASQTTGGQFYGKEKELQNFVRLELKGEAGYNSAWIRFSSEGANKQIYGDALELQPYSENYTLLGTRKNDGTLLDIAQFSLPEPSTEIPLAVEATIPGTYHLSATDIDLPAGTQFYLHDRQTGQTMLIDESLDYTFTISQAQKSPVSPREMTFKNGPMKAISVQSDRFVISTSMSDKFPNELPGKIALGQNYPNPFNPATVISYQLPATSEVRLEVFDMLGRQVATLVEGSVEAGNHQVNFDAGNLTSGVYLYRLTAHGANGSNQIFTRKLTLIK; translated from the coding sequence ATGAATTATCCACCTTTTCAATCCGTCTCGCAATCCTTCAAACAGTTATTCGTTCCGGAAAAAACTTCTGTTCGGTTTACAGTTCAAATCATTCTCTTGATTGTCCTTTTTTATTTTCTGGGAGGATTAGCCTTCAGTCAAACTATTTATGTGGATATTAATGCATCCGGTTCCAATAATGGCACTTCCTGGGCGGATGCCTATGCTGATTTACAGGATGCGCTTGGTGCCGCTACCGGAAGTAATGAGATCTGGGTTGCCGAAGGGACCTATATTCCCGGATCCACCCGGAATGACCATTTTGTGATTTCCAGCAGTCAGAACGGTTTAGAAATATATGGGGGATTTCCAACCGGCGGGGATTCATTCAACAATCGCGATTGGGAAAATTATGAAACGATTTTGAGCGGAGAGATCCAGGATGATAACGATAGTTCTAACAACAGTTATCATGTAATTGAGACGATTGATATTTCAACCGGAGTCATTGTGGATGGATTTACCATCACCCAGGGAAATGCCAACTCCTCAAGCACCTTTGACAGATATGGTGGTGGGTGGTTCAATCAGGCTACAACCGGAAATACATCCAGCCCTACCATTCGTAATACTGTTTTTATAGAAAACCAAGCTAACTATGGTGGTGGAGGAATGATAAATCTTGGAATGGGTGGAGTTGTCTCACCGCTGTATGAAAACGTTACGTTCTCTCAAAATTCTGCCGCTTCCAGCGGCGGGGCAATATACAACACAGCCGTTAGTGGTGGAATCGCATCCCCTGAGTATATAAACTGTACCATCATTAATAATACAGCTCCCTCAAATGGTGGTAATGGTGGTGGTGTCTATATTAGTTTATCGAATGGGTCCGGCTTAACGGCATTCACAAATTGCCGTATAGCAGGAAATAGTGCAGCCGATGGCGGTGGATTATATTTTCTCGCAAACAACGGCGGAGATGGAACAATCACAATTACCAATAGCCTTATCACCGGGAACCGTGCAGCAGGTTTTGGAGGCGGCATGTACAGTACCAAACAATCAGGCAGTTTGCCCTCGCATATTATCACCAACACCACGTTTGCCAGTAACCATGCCGAAGGTTTTGGTAGTGCCATGATGAGCAATGGAAGCCAGGACAGCCCCCGTTTTATAAATAGCCTTTTCTACAATAATACTACCGGGGGCGGTTCTAACTTTGTATTTTTAACCAATAGCGGAGGAACATCGTACATTACTCATTCTATGTTTCAGTCGAGTTACAGCAGTCTGAACGAAGGCTGCACCAACTGTATCGATCAATCAGGAGGAGGGAATGTTTACGAAACGAATCCTCAGTTTGTGGATGCTCCTTTAGGCACAGCTGCTCCCACAACAGCGGGTGATTTCTCTCTTCTCATTACTTCGCCGGCGATCAATCAGGGAGATCCATCCACAGACTTTTCTATCTTTTTGGATGATGGAGGAGAAGAAATAGATTTTGCAGGAAATCCCCGGTTGTATGATGGAGATCCCTCAACCGACTTGATTGATATGGGGGCTTATGAAGTACAGGATGAGCCGTTTACCATTACACTTACCGGCGGGGAAGACTGGCGGATGCTTTCCTCTCCCATCGATGGCTTTTCGTATGAAGAACTGCTTGAAGACTTCTGGACCCAGGGAGGAACGGGCGCCGATTGGAGTGGCGGAACGCCCAATATTTACACATGGGCGACCGATCAGGATGGAAATAGTCCCATCGACTGGGCTCCTCTTACCGACCTTACCGCGACCATTCCAGCTGGCAGTGGCTTTTTGATGAGTGTGTACAGTGATGATGATTATGATGAAGATCCCGAAGGATTTACGAAAACGATTCAGCCTCACGGTCCGATTCGAAACGGAAATATATCCCCGAACATGAATTCAACTTCCGGGGGATGGTCACTTGTGGGAAATCCATATGTATATCCGGTGGACTTTTCTGAATTAAACACTTCTGGATTAACCGGCGTGGCATACGTTTTTGACCGCAATTACAGCGGCTCTGATGGTGGCGATTCCAATGGAAATACCGGCGGATGGCGCAGTAGCAATGGCAGCTACGGCGATTTGACCGATGGAATCATTCATCCCGCGCAGGGATTCTTTGTACAAAACAGCGGAAGCAGTGGCTCACTCACCTTTACCGAAGCCAGCCAGACTACCGGTGGACAGTTCTACGGAAAAGAAAAAGAGTTACAAAATTTTGTTCGATTAGAGCTCAAAGGAGAAGCAGGATACAATTCGGCCTGGATTCGATTCTCTTCCGAGGGAGCTAACAAACAAATCTACGGAGATGCCCTGGAATTGCAACCTTATTCCGAGAATTACACACTTCTTGGTACAAGAAAAAATGATGGCACATTGCTGGATATCGCCCAATTCTCTTTGCCAGAACCATCCACTGAAATCCCGCTGGCAGTAGAAGCGACCATCCCCGGAACCTATCATCTGTCAGCAACAGATATCGATCTTCCGGCGGGAACACAATTCTATTTGCATGATCGCCAAACCGGGCAAACCATGTTGATTGACGAATCGCTCGACTATACTTTCACCATTTCGCAGGCTCAAAAATCCCCGGTATCACCCCGGGAAATGACATTTAAAAATGGACCAATGAAAGCCATAAGTGTTCAATCGGATCGGTTTGTCATCAGCACATCCATGAGCGATAAGTTTCCAAACGAGCTCCCCGGAAAAATTGCGTTAGGGCAAAACTACCCGAATCCGTTCAATCCAGCAACGGTTATCAGTTATCAGCTTCCAGCCACCAGTGAAGTGCGTTTAGAAGTCTTTGATATGCTGGGTCGACAGGTTGCAACCCTGGTTGAAGGATCTGTAGAAGCCGGAAATCACCAGGTCAACTTTGATGCCGGAAATCTCACAAGCGGCGTCTATCTGTATCGGCTGACCGCCCACGGTGCAAACGGATCGAATCAAATCTTCACCAGAAAATTAACTCTTATTAAATAG
- a CDS encoding PID-CTERM protein-sorting domain-containing protein: MKRSHFFIALCAAIFLALIIIPNRASAQAPPPPPSKPEQTPIDGGLFLLAAAGGGYAIKKLRQSEK, encoded by the coding sequence ATGAAACGGTCACATTTTTTTATTGCACTTTGTGCGGCCATTTTTTTGGCTCTCATTATCATACCAAATCGGGCATCTGCTCAGGCCCCTCCGCCTCCGCCGTCTAAACCGGAACAAACTCCAATTGATGGCGGCCTTTTCTTGTTGGCAGCCGCAGGTGGAGGATATGCTATTAAAAAGTTACGGCAATCTGAGAAATAG
- a CDS encoding DUF819 family protein — MILTPAVALLTNDAIVFGLLMVILAVIFITSNSEHPFWQKFYTFVPALLLCYFIPSLLTTFGVVSEADSNLYFMASRYLLPACLVLLTLSIDFKGILNLGPKAIIMFLTGTTGILIGGPLAIIIVGFFNPDVVGGAGPEAVWRGLSTIAGSWIGGGANQAAMYEVFGPSDELFGAMVTVDIIVANIWMAFLLYGAGISDRVDGWFKADSSAITELKNNIEEYRASIARVPSFLDLVKLGAVAFGITAIGHIAGDTIAPWISENAPVLEQFSLDSSFFWIIVVATTGGLIASLTKIRELEGAGASKIGSIFIYILVMTIGMKMDISSILDAPGFFIVGAVWILIHITLLLSVGKLIKAPFFFTAVGSQANIGGAASAPVVASAFHPALAPVGVLLAVLGYALGTYAAYICAWLMQAVS; from the coding sequence ATGATTTTAACACCTGCCGTTGCACTCCTGACAAATGATGCCATTGTTTTCGGACTTCTCATGGTAATTCTTGCTGTCATTTTCATAACATCAAACAGTGAACATCCATTCTGGCAAAAATTCTATACGTTTGTTCCTGCCCTGCTCCTGTGTTATTTCATTCCTTCTTTATTGACCACGTTTGGTGTGGTCTCGGAAGCGGATTCGAATCTCTATTTTATGGCTTCCCGTTATTTGCTTCCGGCCTGTTTGGTTTTGTTAACCTTGAGTATTGATTTTAAAGGAATTCTAAATCTCGGTCCGAAAGCAATCATCATGTTTTTAACCGGAACGACAGGAATCCTGATTGGCGGACCTCTTGCAATTATAATCGTAGGATTTTTCAATCCTGATGTGGTTGGCGGAGCCGGACCCGAAGCCGTTTGGCGCGGACTCTCCACCATTGCCGGAAGCTGGATTGGCGGCGGTGCAAATCAGGCGGCCATGTACGAAGTATTCGGTCCAAGCGATGAACTATTTGGGGCCATGGTTACCGTCGATATAATCGTTGCAAACATCTGGATGGCATTTCTACTTTATGGCGCCGGAATTTCTGACCGGGTAGATGGCTGGTTCAAGGCAGATTCATCTGCCATTACCGAATTAAAAAACAATATTGAGGAATATCGTGCCAGCATCGCCAGAGTACCTTCGTTTTTGGATTTGGTAAAATTGGGTGCCGTAGCTTTTGGAATTACAGCGATCGGTCATATCGCGGGAGATACCATTGCTCCCTGGATTTCAGAAAATGCACCGGTTCTGGAACAGTTTAGCCTTGATTCTTCTTTCTTCTGGATTATCGTCGTTGCTACCACGGGCGGACTCATTGCATCGCTCACGAAGATTCGTGAACTGGAAGGCGCCGGTGCTTCAAAAATCGGCAGTATTTTTATCTACATCCTGGTGATGACCATCGGAATGAAAATGGACATCTCTTCCATACTGGACGCACCTGGGTTTTTCATTGTCGGTGCCGTATGGATTTTGATCCATATAACCTTGCTCCTCTCCGTTGGAAAACTGATTAAAGCTCCTTTTTTCTTTACAGCAGTAGGAAGCCAGGCAAATATTGGAGGAGCAGCCTCCGCCCCGGTGGTAGCATCGGCGTTTCACCCTGCACTTGCGCCGGTTGGAGTATTGCTGGCCGTTTTAGGATATGCTCTTGGAACCTACGCAGCATATATTTGTGCATGGTTAATGCAGGCGGTGAGCTAA
- a CDS encoding acyclic terpene utilization AtuA family protein — MKEKIKIASGQGFWGDLPKAPINQVKKGSIDYLVMDYLAEVTMSIMQKQRMRNENFGYARDFVDVIEAILNEIKHDGVKVISNAGGVNPNACKDAILQVAQRAGVTGLKIAVVDGDDILPHLDKLLKEGHKLQNMETGESIKTVKDDLLSANVYFGCRPIVEALEKDADIVITGRVTDTGLTLAPMVYEFGWDFKDYNLMAAGTIAGHIIECGAQVSGGNFTDWETVDDFVEIGFPIIEAYPDGTFFVTKHVNTGGLISEMTVKEQLLYEIGNPKEYITPDCIADFTTIQVQQDGENRVKIWGIEGKPDTPTYKISASYIDGYKLSSTLIYSWPEALKKAKAAGDILLKRAEKLGISFRETNIEFVGLNSCNEDAMELEKDQSDLNEVQMRISVHGESKEDLDRFGKEIAPLILTGPSGATGFAGGRPKASEVVAYWPALLGKKASTPRVNLYEV, encoded by the coding sequence ATGAAAGAAAAGATCAAAATTGCATCAGGACAGGGTTTTTGGGGAGATCTTCCCAAAGCGCCAATCAATCAGGTAAAAAAAGGGTCAATAGATTATTTGGTGATGGATTATCTCGCGGAAGTAACGATGTCGATCATGCAAAAACAGCGCATGAGAAATGAAAATTTTGGTTATGCCCGGGATTTTGTGGATGTGATTGAAGCGATTCTGAATGAAATTAAACATGATGGAGTGAAAGTAATATCTAACGCAGGAGGCGTGAACCCGAATGCCTGTAAAGATGCGATTCTTCAAGTTGCTCAACGTGCCGGCGTAACCGGATTAAAAATTGCCGTGGTGGATGGAGATGATATTTTGCCGCATTTGGATAAACTCCTAAAGGAGGGACACAAACTTCAAAATATGGAAACCGGAGAATCGATCAAGACAGTGAAGGACGATCTGCTCAGTGCAAACGTCTACTTTGGCTGCCGACCGATTGTTGAGGCTTTGGAAAAGGACGCTGACATTGTGATTACGGGCCGGGTGACAGACACCGGGTTGACACTTGCCCCGATGGTTTACGAGTTTGGATGGGATTTCAAGGATTATAATCTGATGGCCGCCGGAACCATCGCCGGACATATTATTGAATGTGGCGCTCAGGTTAGCGGTGGAAATTTTACAGATTGGGAAACAGTGGATGATTTTGTTGAAATTGGATTTCCAATTATTGAAGCGTATCCGGATGGTACTTTTTTTGTAACAAAACACGTAAATACCGGCGGCCTTATCTCGGAAATGACGGTTAAAGAACAGCTTCTGTATGAAATCGGAAATCCAAAAGAGTACATCACTCCGGATTGTATTGCGGATTTTACTACCATCCAGGTTCAACAAGATGGAGAGAATCGTGTGAAAATATGGGGAATTGAAGGAAAGCCGGATACTCCCACTTATAAAATTTCAGCAAGTTATATAGATGGTTATAAGCTCTCATCCACCCTGATTTATAGCTGGCCGGAGGCACTGAAAAAAGCCAAAGCTGCCGGAGATATTTTGTTGAAGCGTGCAGAAAAACTGGGGATATCATTTCGGGAAACGAATATCGAATTTGTAGGGTTGAATTCCTGTAACGAAGATGCGATGGAACTTGAAAAAGATCAAAGTGATTTAAATGAAGTTCAGATGAGAATCTCCGTGCATGGTGAGTCAAAAGAAGACCTGGATCGGTTTGGAAAAGAAATTGCCCCACTGATTTTAACAGGCCCCAGCGGTGCGACGGGTTTTGCGGGTGGTCGACCCAAAGCGAGTGAAGTGGTAGCTTATTGGCCCGCTCTTTTGGGAAAAAAAGCATCAACTCCCAGGGTTAATTTATATGAGGTTTGA
- a CDS encoding NAD(P)/FAD-dependent oxidoreductase: protein MVIGIIGAGISGLTAGRMLAGAGHEVTIFEKSRGYGGRMATRYAGKNLGSKMDHGLSNFEVKSDEFLEFTEELLEKGLIQKWGRKFASFDGDKLLESTPNISSGPLYTSTKGMNEIGKYLSRWVDIRTETKVGGLTYFGTNRSKKRSWMINLTSSETFGADAVILALPAPQAYGILGMARDETNTLKIIRQIDEVSYKQTYSLMVGFDSQDVPEWEGVICQNSALEFISNEALKRESQECSFVLHATESFTKEYKNKNEETVIRKMLDEFVKVVGDRAVSPKWNQLHFWRYSRAKKIINSPYLELEDEDAPLALVGDFLQGNTVDDAYRSAHLLATDWIKKFKNKVHIPIE, encoded by the coding sequence ATGGTTATCGGAATTATTGGAGCTGGAATTTCAGGTTTAACAGCCGGCAGAATGTTAGCCGGAGCAGGACATGAAGTAACAATTTTTGAGAAAAGCAGGGGATATGGCGGCAGGATGGCAACCCGATATGCCGGCAAGAATTTAGGCTCCAAAATGGACCACGGTCTTTCAAATTTCGAAGTAAAATCTGACGAGTTTCTTGAATTCACAGAAGAACTCCTTGAAAAGGGGCTGATACAAAAATGGGGTAGAAAATTCGCTTCTTTTGATGGCGATAAACTTCTGGAGTCGACACCAAATATTTCTTCAGGTCCGCTTTATACTTCTACCAAGGGAATGAATGAGATTGGAAAATATTTGAGCCGATGGGTTGATATCCGCACAGAAACGAAAGTTGGTGGACTGACTTATTTCGGAACTAATCGATCCAAAAAACGATCCTGGATGATAAATCTCACCTCCAGCGAAACATTTGGGGCCGATGCCGTGATTCTCGCACTCCCGGCTCCACAAGCCTATGGCATTTTGGGAATGGCGAGGGACGAAACCAACACGTTAAAAATTATCCGCCAGATTGATGAGGTGAGTTATAAACAAACGTATTCTCTGATGGTTGGTTTTGACTCTCAGGATGTTCCCGAGTGGGAAGGAGTGATTTGTCAAAATAGTGCTCTCGAATTTATTTCAAACGAAGCTCTGAAAAGGGAATCGCAAGAATGCTCTTTTGTACTGCATGCAACAGAATCATTTACAAAAGAGTACAAAAACAAGAATGAGGAAACGGTCATCAGAAAAATGCTGGATGAATTTGTGAAGGTTGTCGGTGACCGGGCTGTTTCTCCTAAATGGAATCAACTCCATTTTTGGCGTTATAGTAGAGCAAAAAAAATCATAAATAGTCCGTATCTTGAGCTTGAAGATGAAGACGCCCCATTGGCACTCGTCGGAGATTTTTTGCAGGGAAATACGGTAGATGACGCTTACCGTTCTGCTCATTTATTAGCAACGGACTGGATAAAAAAATTTAAAAATAAGGTTCACATTCCAATTGAATGA
- a CDS encoding ABC transporter ATP-binding protein — protein MDSFKKLNRYLKKYRGIILLGALFLTGSNFFLIWIPVLIRRTMDRVEQLGTDQGGQYESMMDILFSSEAGEILAFNSLLLVGTVLLYGILLFATRQTLIVSSRKIEFDIRNRVMDKLLVLPQRYFASNTSGEIYVRATEDIARVREYFGPVLMYTINTFTRAGFIISMMIIVNPTLTFWALVPLPFLSAFAYWVSGFINKYQVIIQEQYSRIAGKANETFSSIRLIKAYNRQEYEQKKFEAESEDYRKKKLRLDLVESLFHPTLNLLIGVSVVIVVWKGGVMVIDDQITVGNIAEFVIYVAYLTWPVAALGYTVNTLQKSLASWERINNMLSEPIEIRDKNRESGSVSSEMKGEIEFRNVSFRYPGSEEFAIRNINMKIPAGSNIAIVGRTGAGKTSLVNLIPRLFDPTEGDIFIDGVNVKNWNLADLRKSIGYVPQETFLFSTTIKENIAFGVEDASMEQVEEAADSAQVLDNILDFEKKFETLVGERGITLSGGQKQRTAIARAIIKKPGIVIFDDSLSAVDTKTEDAILEHLRVKLAHVTTIMISHRISTVKNADTIFYIQEGSIVESGTHDELIEVEGRYFDMYRKQLLEQELAQI, from the coding sequence TTGGACTCCTTTAAAAAGCTTAATCGGTATTTGAAAAAGTACAGGGGAATTATTCTTCTTGGTGCTCTTTTTCTAACCGGATCCAATTTTTTCCTTATCTGGATTCCAGTGCTCATCCGGCGCACGATGGACCGTGTTGAGCAGTTAGGAACCGATCAGGGTGGGCAGTACGAATCAATGATGGACATTCTCTTCTCGAGCGAAGCCGGAGAAATTCTTGCGTTCAATTCATTGCTGTTGGTGGGGACAGTACTTTTATATGGAATTCTTCTCTTTGCAACGCGGCAAACGCTGATTGTCAGTTCCCGAAAAATTGAATTTGATATTCGAAACCGGGTTATGGACAAATTGTTGGTCTTACCTCAAAGATACTTTGCATCCAATACCTCTGGTGAAATTTATGTGAGAGCTACCGAAGATATTGCCAGGGTTCGTGAATATTTTGGTCCGGTTCTGATGTACACCATCAATACATTTACCCGCGCAGGATTTATCATCTCCATGATGATTATCGTAAATCCGACTCTCACGTTTTGGGCTCTTGTACCGCTACCGTTTCTTTCAGCATTTGCCTATTGGGTGAGCGGTTTTATCAATAAATACCAGGTAATTATCCAGGAACAGTATTCCAGAATAGCCGGCAAAGCAAACGAAACGTTCAGCAGTATTCGTCTGATTAAAGCGTATAACCGGCAAGAGTATGAGCAGAAAAAGTTTGAAGCCGAAAGTGAGGACTATCGAAAGAAAAAACTTCGGCTGGATCTGGTTGAATCTCTGTTTCATCCCACACTGAATCTCCTGATTGGTGTATCGGTGGTGATTGTAGTTTGGAAAGGTGGAGTGATGGTGATTGATGATCAGATTACGGTTGGAAATATTGCCGAATTTGTGATTTACGTAGCTTACTTAACCTGGCCGGTTGCGGCATTGGGATATACGGTAAATACACTTCAGAAATCACTGGCTTCCTGGGAACGCATCAATAACATGCTGAGTGAACCGATTGAAATTCGCGACAAAAACAGGGAATCAGGTTCAGTTTCTTCTGAAATGAAAGGGGAAATAGAATTCAGAAATGTAAGCTTCAGATACCCAGGATCTGAAGAGTTTGCTATCAGAAATATTAACATGAAGATTCCGGCCGGAAGCAACATCGCCATTGTTGGAAGAACGGGGGCAGGAAAAACATCGTTAGTTAATTTAATTCCGCGTCTTTTCGATCCTACGGAAGGAGATATTTTTATAGATGGTGTAAATGTAAAAAATTGGAATTTGGCTGATTTAAGAAAGTCAATTGGTTATGTTCCTCAAGAAACATTTCTCTTTTCTACAACTATTAAAGAGAATATTGCATTTGGCGTAGAAGATGCTTCCATGGAACAGGTTGAAGAGGCGGCAGACAGCGCACAGGTGCTTGATAATATTTTGGATTTTGAGAAAAAATTTGAGACACTTGTTGGAGAAAGAGGAATCACTCTTTCAGGCGGACAAAAACAGAGAACTGCTATTGCCAGGGCTATAATAAAAAAACCTGGAATTGTTATATTCGATGATTCGCTAAGCGCCGTCGATACAAAGACAGAAGATGCTATTTTAGAGCATCTGCGGGTGAAATTGGCACATGTCACAACTATCATGATATCACACCGAATATCTACAGTTAAAAACGCTGATACAATTTTTTATATTCAGGAAGGTTCGATTGTAGAATCAGGTACCCATGATGAATTAATAGAAGTCGAAGGACGTTACTTTGACATGTACCGAAAACAATTACTTGAACAAGAATTGGCTCAAATATAA
- the rnz gene encoding ribonuclease Z: MIIVPLGVASATPTATRHLPSVALWREGDVHLFDCGENAQMRMLQAGLKRSKIENIFISHFDVDHFSGIIGLLSTLQLQRREKALNIIGPKGMKEYVEWNLKFAKVDLNFEINFVEIEEGFEGEKVVDEDEYYVEARPLNHSKFCIGYRFQEKDRPGKVDAEKAEAMGITEDAQYKALKSGEDVELEDGTVIKSYDIVGHPRPGDSFAYVTDTKYHPNSVKLAMNTNILYHEATFSETLADKAAETGHSTSADAARVANEAQTKLLVIGHFSARYTNPFVLLREAREKFFPAWLATELRPIYTNPSQEKGIVQQKVYLKEANDSSGSSSSSGGDKKKRSSFKKYDKSNKRFRKRKSSSSDRNRKTRSDSNERRRKRPERSRSDSHDTNKGSSRAPKHITPRTPFDNFDRF, encoded by the coding sequence ATGATTATTGTACCCTTAGGTGTTGCCTCAGCAACGCCAACTGCAACCAGACACTTGCCATCTGTTGCCCTGTGGAGAGAAGGAGATGTTCATCTTTTCGATTGCGGGGAAAATGCTCAAATGCGGATGTTGCAAGCAGGACTTAAACGGTCTAAGATTGAAAATATCTTCATATCCCATTTCGATGTCGATCACTTTTCGGGAATCATAGGATTGCTTTCCACACTGCAATTGCAGCGCCGGGAAAAAGCACTGAATATTATTGGTCCGAAAGGAATGAAGGAATATGTGGAATGGAACCTCAAATTTGCGAAAGTAGATCTTAATTTTGAGATTAATTTTGTAGAAATAGAAGAAGGTTTTGAAGGAGAAAAAGTGGTTGATGAAGATGAGTACTATGTGGAGGCTCGTCCGTTAAATCATTCAAAATTTTGTATAGGTTATCGCTTTCAGGAAAAAGATCGTCCCGGAAAGGTTGACGCTGAAAAAGCGGAAGCGATGGGAATTACAGAAGATGCTCAATACAAAGCTCTGAAATCCGGCGAAGACGTTGAGTTGGAAGACGGCACGGTTATAAAATCGTATGATATTGTTGGTCATCCGCGACCGGGCGACAGTTTTGCTTATGTAACGGATACAAAATATCATCCAAATTCTGTGAAGCTGGCGATGAATACAAACATTTTGTATCACGAAGCTACTTTTAGTGAAACGCTGGCTGATAAAGCGGCAGAAACCGGCCATTCAACATCGGCAGATGCAGCCCGTGTTGCCAATGAAGCTCAAACAAAACTTCTGGTTATCGGACATTTTTCAGCTCGATATACAAACCCTTTTGTCTTGTTGCGAGAGGCACGGGAAAAATTCTTCCCTGCGTGGCTGGCTACTGAACTCCGCCCGATTTATACGAATCCATCCCAGGAAAAAGGAATCGTACAGCAGAAGGTTTATTTGAAAGAAGCGAACGACAGTTCTGGCAGCAGCAGTAGTAGTGGCGGCGACAAGAAAAAAAGGAGTAGCTTCAAAAAATATGACAAGAGCAATAAGCGTTTCAGAAAACGTAAAAGTTCTTCATCAGACAGAAACCGAAAGACACGAAGCGACTCTAACGAACGCAGACGCAAGCGTCCCGAAAGAAGCAGGAGTGACAGTCATGACACGAACAAAGGGTCGTCACGAGCTCCGAAACACATTACGCCAAGAACACCTTTCGATAATTTTGACCGCTTCTAA